The window GAAAAACCAAAAACATCGGGGAGCCAGCAAGTTTTAGATTTTTTTCCAAATTCTTTTTCAAAAAATTTTTGGCCATAGTAAAATTGCCTAATTAATGATTCAGCGGAAGGAACATTACAATCAGATTCAACCCACATTCCTCCAACAGGCTCCCATCTATTTTCGGAAACTAATTTTTTTATTTCTTCAAACAACTCAGGATAATTTTCCTTTATATCTTTGTACATTTTTGCAGAAGATTGTGTGTAGATAAACTCTTTGTATTTTTTAGAAAGAGTTACCGCATTTGAAAAAGTTCTTGCTATTTTTCTTTTTGTTTCGTTTGTAGGCCAGAGCCATGCATAATCTATGTGGGCATGTCCAACTACAAAAACTTTTCCATACTTTGGAAATGGAATATTTTTAACCTTTTCCTTAAAGTTATTAAATTTTTCTAGAACGCTCTTTTTAATGTCACTGTTATTTCTGGAATTGGTGTATTCAAGTTTGGGTGGATTCCATACACTCTTAATTTCTTGTATAATTGCCGGATTGTCTAGAACATTGTTTAGATATTCTTTAGTATTTCTTGGAACATAAATCGATGAGAGAAACTCATCGGTAATATTAATTAAAGCTTGTGCTAAATATTGGTCCGAGGTTTCTTCTGCAACCTGAATTACGTTATACACAAAGTTTAGGGCCTTTTTTAATTCAATGTCGTAGTAAATTAAGAAGGATTCGTTGAAAACTGGATTTTCTTTTGTTCCAAATAATCCTCTTGGAACAGTTTCAACCTTTATTGAATGAACATTTCCATCACAATATGGTGATAAATCAAATTCCTTATGAAATGGATTTATTTCTCCTACTGGTTGTTCATCAATAAATATAAGTGTTTCACCACCAAACCATGCTCTTAAGTATGTATTTTTACTGTCAATTTTAAATTCATTTTCGAATGTAATTTTTTGGAGAGACCATTCATATGGTATAGAAATTTCTTTTCCATCATGTTTCCAACCTTTGTATTCTTCACGTTTTAGAATGCAATATGGATATATTTCAGAAAGAGCTCTTTTTAAGTGACTAATTTCTTTGTCTTTTCCTCTGTACATTTTTCTCCTCCTCTTCTTTGCATCCGCAAGATTTTCTGATTATGAGTTTTGATTCAATTTTATTTTCAAGTTCTACCTTCTCGTTCTTTATGAGACTTACCATTAATGAAGCAGCAGTTTCTCCAATAAGAGATAAATCCTGATTTACGGTTGTAAGTTTTGGATTCACGATTTTTGAAACATAATCATTGTCGTATCCTAAAACTTTAATATCATTTGGAATTTTGATGTTATTTTGTAAAAGTGTGGTTATTCCCCTAACAGCCATCATATCATTGCAGAAGAATATTGCATCTACCTTTTTAGCAAATTTAATTATTTGTGAATAATCTCCGTCTATTTTTGGGACTTTGATTATTTCTGGAGAAAATTTGAGCCCGTCTTTTATACCATTGTATCTTTCATATACGCTTGAAATTGTCATATCTTCACTGGTTACATAAATTGCACTTTTTATTTTATGAACTTTTCTCATGTGTTCACCAAGCATTTTTCCTCCACTGTAGTTGTTGTTAATTACGGTAGGAACTGGAAAACCTATATCGATAGATCTATCAACAAATACAACTGGAAAATTATTTTGGAGTAGTGATTTTAAAATGTCGTTTGCTATGCTATTTACAGTTGGCTCCATAATTATTCCATCAACACCCATAGATAAAAGTTGTTTTATTGCCTGTTTTTCAGCTTCAAGATTCTCTACTCTTTCGACAACAAAACATTTGCTTCCAATTTTAGAGCAGAATTTTATTATTCCATAAACGATCTTTGTGTTTTGAACTATAATCCCTATTTTTTTCTTTGAAACTATATTTATTTCTGTAACAAATGTGCCAAGGCCAAATACTCTGGTAATGATCCCTTTTTTTTCAAGTTCTGCTAATGCCTTTCTTACAGTTGTTCTGGTTGTATTAAATTGCTCTGAAAGTATATTTTCTGATGGGATCTTATCTCCAGGTAAATATTCTCCTTTTAAGATTTTAGTTTCAAGATAATTTGCAATTTTCAGATAAAGTGGGATCATATTCGTTCCTCCTATTAATTTTCATATTTAAGCCAATCAATTATTTCATTTATATAGCCAAAGCAAAGTGCAGTAACTGTATCAGCTGCTCCATAATATATTGCAACTTTATTGTCTTCGACCAGTGCAGAAACTGGAAAAACTACATTTTGAACATCACCGATCTGTTCATATATCATTTGTGGTGATAAAAGATATTTTTTTGATCTCTTTATTACTTTCCATGGTTTGTCAAGGTCTAATAAAGCTGCTCCAAAACTGTAGACATAACCGTTGCATGATAAAAGTACTCCATGGTAAAATAAAAGCCATCCTTCCTTTGTTTCTATGGGGCTAGGTCCTGCTCCGATTTTAAGTGATTGCCATGGACTGTATCCTGACCCCATTACAAATCTATGATTTCCCCAGTGAATCATATCAGGACTTTCACTGTAAAAAATATCACCAAAAGGTGTATGTCCTTTATCTGACGGTCTACTAAGCATTGCGTATTTTCCATTTATTTTTCTTGGAAAAAGCACACCATTTCTATTGTATGGTAAAAATGCATTTTCTATTTGGTAAAATTTTTTAAAATCAAAAGTAAATCCAACACCTATAGTTGGACCATGATAGCCATTGCACCAAGTAATCCAGTATCTATCTTCTATATATACTACCCTTGGATCATATTTGTATTCACTTTCTATCTCTTCATTTTCTCGAATAAAATCTATAGTATTATCATCAATTTTCCAATTTATTCCATCTTTGCTAAAACCACGTCTTAAATTCATATTTCTTTCTGTATCATCAACTCTAAAAACTCCTGCAAAACCTTCTTTGAAATTTACAACTGCACTGTTGAATATACTATTTGAATTTCTAGCTTGGTTTCTTTGAATTACAGGGTTATTTGAATATCTCCATATAACATCACTACAATCTTTTGGTCTATCTTCCCAGGGAATCATCTTTGATCTCCTCCTTACTTTAATCCGGAAAGCTTAATTCCTTCGATTAAGTATTTTTGTGCTACAAAGAAGAAAATAATAGTAGGAATGAGCGTAAGTGTTGCGGCTGCCATTGCCTGATTCCAATACGTTCCATATCGACTCATAAACATAGGCATTCCAAGTGCAAGTGGGTATTTACTTTCACTGGTTATATAAATTAATGGCCCCATATAATTATTCCAACTTCCTGTGAATGTAAAAAGTGATATAAGTGCAAGAACTGGTTTTGAAAGAGGTAGCATAATTTTGAAGAAGATTTTAAAATCACTTGCTCCATCGATTCTAGCAGCTTCAAGAATTTCGTTTGGAATAGTATTGAAAAATTGTCTGATTAAAAAAACATTCATAGCACCTCCACCCAAAAATGCTGGAACTATAAGTGGAAGGAATGTGTTTAACCAGCCAAGTTTTTTGTATATTAAAAATACAGGTATCATTGTAACTGCTCCAGGTAGCATTATACTTGCCATCATTGTAGCAAATAAAAATTCTCTTCCGCGCCACTTTATTTTTGAAAAACCATATGCAACAAATGGAGCAGATAAAATAACTCCAATTAAGTTTCCTATGGTTATTATTATACTATTTTTAAGGTATGTAAAAAAAGGGAATTTTTCTAGAGCTTTTGCATAATTTGACCAATCTGGATTTTCAGGAAATATTTTTGGTGGAAAAGTTAATAATTCACTATCTGGTTTTAAGGATGTTCCAACCATCCAGAAAAATGGGAGTAAATAAATGAATGTTATTAAGATAAGAATTATTCTTCTTACTATATATGTATTTTTCATTGCATTCACCCCTTAATTTCCAAAATAATAAACCCATTTTTTTGAAGTGATAAAGTATATTATTGTCAAAACAAATGTCAAGAAAAATAATATCCAGGAAAGCGCAGAAGCATACCCCATATTTGTATATGTAAATGCGTGTTTATAAATATACATGGAAAGTGACATGCTAGCGTTAGCAGGTCCGCCATTTGTCAACA of the Thermosipho africanus Ob7 genome contains:
- a CDS encoding GntR family transcriptional regulator produces the protein MIPLYLKIANYLETKILKGEYLPGDKIPSENILSEQFNTTRTTVRKALAELEKKGIITRVFGLGTFVTEINIVSKKKIGIIVQNTKIVYGIIKFCSKIGSKCFVVERVENLEAEKQAIKQLLSMGVDGIIMEPTVNSIANDILKSLLQNNFPVVFVDRSIDIGFPVPTVINNNYSGGKMLGEHMRKVHKIKSAIYVTSEDMTISSVYERYNGIKDGLKFSPEIIKVPKIDGDYSQIIKFAKKVDAIFFCNDMMAVRGITTLLQNNIKIPNDIKVLGYDNDYVSKIVNPKLTTVNQDLSLIGETAASLMVSLIKNEKVELENKIESKLIIRKSCGCKEEEEKNVQRKRQRN
- a CDS encoding glycoside hydrolase family 130 protein, with translation MIPWEDRPKDCSDVIWRYSNNPVIQRNQARNSNSIFNSAVVNFKEGFAGVFRVDDTERNMNLRRGFSKDGINWKIDDNTIDFIRENEEIESEYKYDPRVVYIEDRYWITWCNGYHGPTIGVGFTFDFKKFYQIENAFLPYNRNGVLFPRKINGKYAMLSRPSDKGHTPFGDIFYSESPDMIHWGNHRFVMGSGYSPWQSLKIGAGPSPIETKEGWLLFYHGVLLSCNGYVYSFGAALLDLDKPWKVIKRSKKYLLSPQMIYEQIGDVQNVVFPVSALVEDNKVAIYYGAADTVTALCFGYINEIIDWLKYEN
- a CDS encoding carbohydrate ABC transporter permease, with amino-acid sequence MKNTYIVRRIILILITFIYLLPFFWMVGTSLKPDSELLTFPPKIFPENPDWSNYAKALEKFPFFTYLKNSIIITIGNLIGVILSAPFVAYGFSKIKWRGREFLFATMMASIMLPGAVTMIPVFLIYKKLGWLNTFLPLIVPAFLGGGAMNVFLIRQFFNTIPNEILEAARIDGASDFKIFFKIMLPLSKPVLALISLFTFTGSWNNYMGPLIYITSESKYPLALGMPMFMSRYGTYWNQAMAAATLTLIPTIIFFFVAQKYLIEGIKLSGLK